GCTCGACGAGGTGAGCCTCGCGCTCGGGCCGGGGGAGCTGGTGGGCGTGATCGGGCCGAACGGCGCCGGCAAGACGACGCTTGTCCGCCTGCTCGCGGGTGTCCTCGCGCCGGCCGGCGGCAGCGTGCGGCTCGCCGATCGCCCGTTGTCCGCCTACCGCCGCCGCGAGCTGGCGCGCCGGCTCGCCGTCGTGCCGCAGGACGCGCACCTCGAGTTCCCGTTCACCGCGCTCGAGGTGGTCCTGATGGGACGCGCGGCGCACCTGCCGCCGCTCGGCTTCCCGCGGGCGCGCGACCTCACCGTGGCGCGCGCCGCCATGCAGCGCCTCGAGGTCGCTCATCTCGAGGATCGGCCGCTCGACCGCGTCTCGGGTGGCGAGCGGCAGCGCGTCCTGCTCGCGCGCGCGCTCGCCCAGGAGCCGGAGGTGCTGCTCCTCGACGAGCCGACCACGCACCTCGACCTCCGCCATCAGGCCGGCATCCACGACGTCCTCGGCGAGCTCTCGCGGTCGCGCGGCACGGCGGTCTTGTCCGTCCTGCACGATCTGAACCTCGCCGCGATGTA
The sequence above is drawn from the Deltaproteobacteria bacterium genome and encodes:
- a CDS encoding heme ABC transporter ATP-binding protein, which translates into the protein MGRRARPHGARSGRAAGRRRHGAPRRPLLPLPPAPRARAGRFVSALLEAAGLRFAYGRRPVLDEVSLALGPGELVGVIGPNGAGKTTLVRLLAGVLAPAGGSVRLADRPLSAYRRRELARRLAVVPQDAHLEFPFTALEVVLMGRAAHLPPLGFPRARDLTVARAAMQRLEVAHLEDRPLDRVSGGERQRVLLARALAQEPEVLLLDEPTTHLDLRHQAGIHDVLGELSRSRGTAVLSVLHDLNLAAMYCDRLILLAAGRVLRVGTPSQVLTAEALGDAYRTQVYVGPNDATGSLVVLPLVRRRG